The Vibrio sp. 10N DNA window GACCAGAAACTTTTAGACCTGCTTTTTCAATCTGAGGACGAAGTACATTGTTCACTTCATAGCGGTGACGGTGACGTTCGTGGATCTTCGCGTTGCCGTATAGCTCGTAAGCTTTTGTGCCTTTTTCAAGGTGACATAGCTGAGAACCTAGACGCATAGTACCGCCAAGATCAGAGGTTTCAGTACGTTCTTCAACTTTACCTTCACCATCAACCCACTCTGTGATCAAGCCTACCACAGGGTATTTCGTCTCTTTGTTAAATTCTGTTGAATGCGCGCCTTCCATACCCGCTACGTTACGAGCGTATTCGATAAGCGCAACTTGCATCCCTAGACAGATACCTAGGTAAGGAACTTTGTTCTCACGTGCGTATTTTGCAGCAAGGATCTTACCTTCAACACCGCGGTCACCGAAGCCACCAGGTACTAGGATTGCGTCTAGGCCTGCTAGTGCTTCTTCGCCTTTAGTCTCTACGTCTTGTGAGTCAACATACTTGATCTTCACGTTTAGACGGTTTTTAAGGCCAGCGTGCTTAAGTGCTTCGTTTACCGACTTGTAGGCATCAGGTAGTTCAATGTACTTACCTACCATACCGATAACGACTTCACCCGTTGGGTTCGCTTCTTCGTAGATTACCTGTTCCCACTCAGATAGGTTTGCTTCTGGAGCAGTGATACCAAAGCGAGTACAAACAAGATCGTCAAGACCTTGCGCTTTAATCAGTTGAGGGATCTTGTAGATAGAATCTACGTCCTTCATTGAGATAACCGCTTTCTCTTGTACGTTACAGAACAGAGCAATCTTCTTACGCTCGTTTGCAGGGATCATGCGATCGCTACGACAAACTAGAATATCTGGTTGGATACCGATAGATAGAAGCTCTTTCACCGAGTGTTGCGTTGGCTTAGTTTTCACTTCGCCCGCAGCGGCTAGATAAGGTACAAGAGTCAGGTGCATGAACATAGCGCGCTCACGGCCAAGCTCAACCGCTAGCTGACGGATAGCTTCCATAAATGGTAGAGATTCGATATCACCAACTGTGCCACCAACTTCAACGATCGCAACGTCGTGGCCTTCAGAACCAGCGATGACACGATCTTTAATAGCGTTTGTGATGTGTGGGATAACCTGAATAGTCGCACCTAGGTAGTCACCACGACGCTCTTTACGTAGAACGTCAGCGTAAACACGACCAGCAGTAAAGTTGTTGCGTTTTGTCATCTTGGTACGGATGAAACGCTCGTAGTGACCAAGGTCCAGGTCAGTTTCAGCGCCATCTTCCGTGACGAACACTTCACCGTGCTGAGTTGGGCTCATTGTGCCCGGATCAACGTTGATGTAAGGGTCAAGCTTCATCATGGTCACTTTAAGACCACGTGCTTCTAAAATTGCTGCAAGAGATGCTGCTGCAATACCTTTACCTAGAGAGGATACTACCCCGCCAGTAACAAAAATATAATTTGTCGTCATGTTTAACCTGAAGTTGGTTGAATGAGGGAAAATGGATTTCTTCTGGACGGGATGCAAATATACCAGAAGCCCTTTACCGCCACAACGTGAAACTTATCACATTCAAAATTTTTATTTTTTGCTTCAAATCAATAGTAGAAACTTACACTAGTGAGAAGCGGTTCACAAATCCGAGCTGTTTTCTTGTTTTTTTACATCATTCCAAAACGCATCCAGCTCTTGAAGACTGAAGTCCGTCAATAACTTACCTTCCTCCGTAACACGCGCTTCTACCCCCTTAAATCGGCGAGAAAATTTGTCGTTGGCTTTTCTTAGCGCGACTTCAGGATCTTTCTGCAAATGGCGAGCAAGATTCACTGCGGCAAACAAGAGATCGCCGACTTCTTCTTCCAATTTGTCTTCGTTTACATCGACTTGAATCGCTTCTTCAACGACCTCTTCGATCTCTTCTTGAACCTTCTCAACCACAGGCCCAAGAGCATCCCAATCGAAGCCAAATTTTGCACAACGTTTCTGAATTTTGTTGGCTTTGGAAAGCGCAGGAAGCGACTGTGGTATTGAGTCTAGAATACTTTGCGCAGTTTTGCCTAGTTGCGCTTTTTCCTTCTGTTTCTCTGCTTCCCAATTGGCATTGATCGCCGCTTCATCTTCAAACTCAACGTCAGAAAAAACGTGCGGATGGCGGCGCGTGAGCTTGTCGTTAAGTCCTTCTACTACTTCATTAAAATCAAACAAACCCTGCTCTTTAGCCATTTGACTATAGAAGATCACTTGGAACAGCAGATCGCCTAGCTCTTCTTTTAGGTTCGGCCAGTCTTTGTTGTGAATCGCATCGACGACTTCAAAGGTTTCTTCGATGGTGTGCGGGACTATGGTGTCGAAGGTTTGTTTTCTATCCCATGGGCAGCCTTTCTCTTCATCACGAAGCTGCGCCATGATAGAGAGGAGTTGGTCTATAGGTTGGGTCATATTGGATTCCTAGTTACGACAAAGGCGAGTGTGGTAGCACTCGCCCTTGTTAATGAATGTCATTTGATTAAGAGTTTAGCCTAATCGCTTCACATTCATCACATCTTTGATCTGTTCAACACGCTTTGACACCCGCGACAGTACTTCGATATTTTTAACTTCCAAATCAAAATCCATCACTGTCATCTGGCGTTTGTAATCAGTACGGCTGCGCATGCTCGATACGTTGATCTTTTCATTGGTAAGCAAGGTCGTAATATCCTTGATAAGACCAACACGCTCCAATGCTTCAACACGAATCGTCAAAATATAAGAACCAACAAACCCACCGCCCCACACCGTATCAATAATACGCTCTGGCGCGTGGTGACTGAGCTCTTCAAGCTGCTCACAGTCAGCGCGGTGCACCGAGATGCCGCGTCCTTGTGTAATGTAACCTTTGATCTGATCGCCCGGAATAGGCTGACAACAGCGCGCTAGGTGGGTCATGAGGTTATCCACCCCTTCCACCACTACCGCATCTTTATGCGGGCGGCTTTGCGCTGGCGCTTTGCTTTCTGACTCTTGCAGCTTCTCAAGTGCTTGCTGATCTTCCTCTTCCGCTGTTGGCTTATTTACCAACGCGTTGATGTGGTTGATGATCTGGTTGATTCTTAGATCACCACTGCCCACACCGACATAAAGTTCATCAGCAGAATTCACGTTAAAGCGTTTTAGGGCATACTGCTCGGCATCTTTGAGTGTTGCACCGATCTTCACCAGTTCAGCTTCAAGGATCTCACGACCCGCTTCTAGGTTCTTCTCGCGGCTTTGCTTTCTAAACCACGCATTGATCTTAGCGCGCGCTCGACCTGAGTGTACAAATCCCGTTGTCGGGTTGAGCCAATCACGAGAAGGGTTTGGCTCTTTCGCGGTGATGATTTCAACTTGGTCACCCATCGCCAACTTGTGGGTAAAGGGAACAATACGTCCTGCTACCTTAGCGCCAATACAGCGGTGCCCAACTTCAGAGTGAATGTGATAAGCAAAATCAAGCGGCGTGGCACCCATAGGCAAGTCGACCACATCGCCACGTGGTGTAAACGCATAAACGCGATCATCAAACACCTGGCTACGAAGCTCATCGAGCATTTCGCCAGAGTCTGACATCTCTTCTTGCCAATCGAGTAGCTTACGCAGCCAAGTGATCTTCTCATCGTAACCACTGCGACCGCCACTGCCCCCTTCCTTGTACTTCCAGTGCGCGGCAACACCCAGCTCGGAGTCTTCGTGCATCTGTTTAGTACGGATTTGGATTTCAATGGTTTTGCCTTCTGGCCCCAAGATCACGGTATGAATCGATTGGTAGCCATTCGGTTTTGGGTTAGCGACGTAATCGTCGAATTCGCTAGGTAAATGTTTGTATTTGGTGTGCACGACGCCAAGTGCCGCGTAGCAATCCTGCAAACGCTCAGCGATGATTCGCACTGCTCGTACGTCAAACAGCTCGTCAAAATCCAGATTCTTCTTCTGCATCTTGCGCCAGATACTGTAGATGTGCTTTGGACGACCGCTGACTTCAGCAAGAATGCTCGACGCTTGCATCTCGCTAGTAAGATCATCAACGAAGTCTTTGATGTATTGCTCACGCACAATGCGTCGCTCGGAAAGCTGCTTGGCAATTTGTTTGTAAGTGTCTGGCTGCTGGTAGCGGAAGGCGTAGTCTTCGATTTCCCATTTGAGCTGACCGATGCCAAGACGGTTGGCAAGTGGCGCGTAGATATTGGCACATTCTTTGGCGGCCGCACAGCGCACTTCATCGGACTCATCTTTCACTTCACGTAAATTACAAATACGTTCAGCAAGCTTAATGATCACGCAGCGGAAATCGTCCACCATCGCCAGCAACATGCGACGCACGTTATCGACTTGTCCCGAGGCTTCTGAGCCTTCAAGGGTCACGTTGAGCTGACCGATGGCGGCCATTTCTTCCACGCCGTCGATCAGTTTGATGATTTCTTTGCCGTAGTTTTCTTCTAGTAACTCACGATCATACAAGCCGCTAGAGACCACTGGATACAACTGCGCTGCCACCAGCGTCGCTTTATCCATTGAAAGGGTAATGAGGATTTCATTCATCTCTCTCCCGCGCCACAACAGCAAGGCCCCTTGATCACTATCGGCAACGATTTCCTCACACTGACGGTAAACGTCTTTCAATCTTTTCGAGGTGTTTTTATCTTGCTTTAGTGACGCAATCCAATTATCCAAATTGAATTGTTCTTCTGGGTTCAAATGCGCGCTTCTTACCGCAACCATTTCTTTTTCTTCCTAGTTTATTGGTTCACTAACCGCTCCCGGTTAGCCTTGATGACTTTGCGCTATTTTTCAAACAACGCCATCGACTCTAGATGACTGGTATGAGGAAACATATCCATCATACCCAAACGAGTCAATGTGTAGCCTTGTTCAATTAGGCTCTGACTGTCTCTCGCAAGGGTAGCAGGATTGCAAGAAACATAAAGGACACGTGTCGCACCCAGCGCGGAAACTTGGTCTATTACACCGCTCGCGCCAGCCCTAGCTGGGTCGAGCAAAATCTTGTCGAATTGCTGCGATGCCCATGGCAGCTGTGACAGATCCTGCTCCAGATTGGCCTGATAAAATTCGACATTAGCGAGACCATTTAGTTTCGCGTTGTCCGTGGCCCAATCCACCATATCTTGTACACCTTCTACACCCACCACATGAGCGCAGCGCTTGGCCAAAGGCAAAGTAAAGTTACCCAAACCACAGAACAGATCCAATACGCGATCAGATGACTCTGGGGCTAACCATTCTAATGCCTGGGCAACCATACGCTGATTAATTGCTTGGTTAACCTGAATAAAGTGAGAAGGCAAAAATGGCAGCTTTAAACCAACTTCGTTATAGAACGGCTGTTCACCCACCACCCTATCGAGTTGGTTTGCTTCAGGCATAAAGTAGAGTGTCATACCAACTTGCTCCGCAAACGCCAATAGACGAGCGTGGTCTTTGTCACTCAATGACTTAGTGTGTCGAATTACAGCTACGGGCGCTGCGTCGCCCAAAACAAGTTCAAGGTGGCCAAGAATATTTGGCTGCTTGAAATCAGCAAAAATGGCTCTTAGCTCAGGGATCAACGCGTTGAGTTTCTCATCAAGCACAGGGCAGTGGTCGACATCGACAATTTGATTACTCTGCTTACGGCGAAACCCCATTAACAGGCCACGCTGTTTATCGACTTGAATACTCAGCCTTGCACGGCGGCGATAGCCAAGCCCTTCACCGGTAATAGACGGCGATAACGCCAGTGTTTGTCCTGCAAATTTGGTCATCAACTGCGACAGCACACGCTCTTTGTGAGCAATTTGCTCATCACGTTCAAGGTGCTGCTGATTACAACCGCCACATTCATGGTAATGCGGGCAAAACGGCTCAACGCGTTGCTCAGAAGGCTTGAGTATTTTGATGAGGTTCGCTTTCGCAAATTTGGCTTTGCTCTCGGTTAGTTGTACCAACACCTTTTCATCCGCCAGCGCGCCCTCGACAAATACCGGTTTTTTATTGAGATAGCCGATACCGGCACCGTGGTGATCCATGCGTTCAATCTGCACTTCTTGGTGCTTTTTGGAGAAAGAAGTTTTCTTTGTTGGTTTAAAAAAACGTGCCATGACCAATTCCAAGGCAAAGCATTCGTGCTTTGCGCCTATAAAATATTGTTAG harbors:
- the mazG gene encoding nucleoside triphosphate pyrophosphohydrolase, giving the protein MTQPIDQLLSIMAQLRDEEKGCPWDRKQTFDTIVPHTIEETFEVVDAIHNKDWPNLKEELGDLLFQVIFYSQMAKEQGLFDFNEVVEGLNDKLTRRHPHVFSDVEFEDEAAINANWEAEKQKEKAQLGKTAQSILDSIPQSLPALSKANKIQKRCAKFGFDWDALGPVVEKVQEEIEEVVEEAIQVDVNEDKLEEEVGDLLFAAVNLARHLQKDPEVALRKANDKFSRRFKGVEARVTEEGKLLTDFSLQELDAFWNDVKKQENSSDL
- a CDS encoding CTP synthase gives rise to the protein MTTNYIFVTGGVVSSLGKGIAAASLAAILEARGLKVTMMKLDPYINVDPGTMSPTQHGEVFVTEDGAETDLDLGHYERFIRTKMTKRNNFTAGRVYADVLRKERRGDYLGATIQVIPHITNAIKDRVIAGSEGHDVAIVEVGGTVGDIESLPFMEAIRQLAVELGRERAMFMHLTLVPYLAAAGEVKTKPTQHSVKELLSIGIQPDILVCRSDRMIPANERKKIALFCNVQEKAVISMKDVDSIYKIPQLIKAQGLDDLVCTRFGITAPEANLSEWEQVIYEEANPTGEVVIGMVGKYIELPDAYKSVNEALKHAGLKNRLNVKIKYVDSQDVETKGEEALAGLDAILVPGGFGDRGVEGKILAAKYARENKVPYLGICLGMQVALIEYARNVAGMEGAHSTEFNKETKYPVVGLITEWVDGEGKVEERTETSDLGGTMRLGSQLCHLEKGTKAYELYGNAKIHERHRHRYEVNNVLRPQIEKAGLKVSGLSADKKLVEVIENPAHPWFVAAQFHPEFTSTPRDGHPLFSGFVKAAGEYQRGTEEK
- the relA gene encoding GTP diphosphokinase, with the protein product MVAVRSAHLNPEEQFNLDNWIASLKQDKNTSKRLKDVYRQCEEIVADSDQGALLLWRGREMNEILITLSMDKATLVAAQLYPVVSSGLYDRELLEENYGKEIIKLIDGVEEMAAIGQLNVTLEGSEASGQVDNVRRMLLAMVDDFRCVIIKLAERICNLREVKDESDEVRCAAAKECANIYAPLANRLGIGQLKWEIEDYAFRYQQPDTYKQIAKQLSERRIVREQYIKDFVDDLTSEMQASSILAEVSGRPKHIYSIWRKMQKKNLDFDELFDVRAVRIIAERLQDCYAALGVVHTKYKHLPSEFDDYVANPKPNGYQSIHTVILGPEGKTIEIQIRTKQMHEDSELGVAAHWKYKEGGSGGRSGYDEKITWLRKLLDWQEEMSDSGEMLDELRSQVFDDRVYAFTPRGDVVDLPMGATPLDFAYHIHSEVGHRCIGAKVAGRIVPFTHKLAMGDQVEIITAKEPNPSRDWLNPTTGFVHSGRARAKINAWFRKQSREKNLEAGREILEAELVKIGATLKDAEQYALKRFNVNSADELYVGVGSGDLRINQIINHINALVNKPTAEEEDQQALEKLQESESKAPAQSRPHKDAVVVEGVDNLMTHLARCCQPIPGDQIKGYITQGRGISVHRADCEQLEELSHHAPERIIDTVWGGGFVGSYILTIRVEALERVGLIKDITTLLTNEKINVSSMRSRTDYKRQMTVMDFDLEVKNIEVLSRVSKRVEQIKDVMNVKRLG
- the rlmD gene encoding 23S rRNA (uracil(1939)-C(5))-methyltransferase RlmD, which gives rise to MARFFKPTKKTSFSKKHQEVQIERMDHHGAGIGYLNKKPVFVEGALADEKVLVQLTESKAKFAKANLIKILKPSEQRVEPFCPHYHECGGCNQQHLERDEQIAHKERVLSQLMTKFAGQTLALSPSITGEGLGYRRRARLSIQVDKQRGLLMGFRRKQSNQIVDVDHCPVLDEKLNALIPELRAIFADFKQPNILGHLELVLGDAAPVAVIRHTKSLSDKDHARLLAFAEQVGMTLYFMPEANQLDRVVGEQPFYNEVGLKLPFLPSHFIQVNQAINQRMVAQALEWLAPESSDRVLDLFCGLGNFTLPLAKRCAHVVGVEGVQDMVDWATDNAKLNGLANVEFYQANLEQDLSQLPWASQQFDKILLDPARAGASGVIDQVSALGATRVLYVSCNPATLARDSQSLIEQGYTLTRLGMMDMFPHTSHLESMALFEK